One stretch of Priestia megaterium DNA includes these proteins:
- a CDS encoding class I SAM-dependent methyltransferase: MSQTVNQQKIAQVYHLPFVSSFGGSAMNLLSPQAGEHILDIGCGTGEFISQLNKLHVRATGIDCSENMIEQARHQYPTLSFEQLNALNLPYYEQFDAVFSNATLHDIRPPHLVIKNIYNALKPNGRFVAEFWGKGNMDEIFTEIIRQFKTFDIPYNDEDFPWYFPSVAEYSSLLESQNFQVTTAIHYSRPFLLKGENGLRNWLETNAAPLFAHVTTETKNVLITRLENRMQDKLFQNGSWLAEAKHIRVHAVKRD, from the coding sequence ATGAGTCAAACTGTTAATCAACAAAAAATTGCTCAAGTGTATCATCTTCCGTTTGTTTCTTCATTTGGAGGAAGTGCTATGAACCTTCTTTCTCCTCAAGCTGGCGAACATATTTTAGATATTGGCTGCGGCACTGGCGAATTTATTTCGCAGCTCAATAAGCTTCATGTCCGTGCAACGGGCATCGATTGCTCTGAAAATATGATTGAACAGGCTCGTCATCAGTACCCAACTCTATCCTTTGAACAGTTAAATGCCCTTAACCTTCCTTATTACGAACAATTTGACGCAGTTTTTTCCAATGCAACTTTACACGACATCCGTCCCCCTCACCTTGTCATTAAAAACATTTACAATGCTTTAAAACCAAATGGCCGATTTGTAGCAGAATTTTGGGGAAAAGGAAACATGGACGAAATTTTCACAGAAATCATTCGTCAATTTAAAACGTTTGATATCCCGTATAATGATGAAGATTTCCCATGGTACTTTCCTTCTGTAGCTGAATATTCTTCTCTTTTGGAATCACAGAATTTTCAAGTCACCACGGCTATCCACTACAGCCGTCCCTTCTTGTTAAAAGGGGAAAACGGCTTGCGTAATTGGCTGGAAACAAATGCAGCCCCTCTTTTTGCTCACGTGACGACAGAAACAAAAAATGTCCTCATTACGCGCTTAGAAAATCGAATGCAAGACAAACTATTTCAAAATGGATCTTGGCTAGCAGAAGCTAAACATATACGTGTACATGCTGTAAAACGAGATTAA
- a CDS encoding DinB family protein, producing the protein MTVEQITHHFLAHRNVTNELINKIEAGHYEYKPAPTSMSAFDLSTHILTSFYAFASVVKSGDLSPLGQKADFSGKSLSDLAAEYTKKTVDVLRSLSEDDLNKTIDATAAFGRKLPGRQLLQMAIDHEIHHKGNLYVYVREMGHTDLPLFVQFG; encoded by the coding sequence ATGACAGTTGAACAAATTACCCATCACTTTTTAGCACATCGAAACGTAACTAATGAATTAATCAACAAAATTGAAGCAGGTCACTACGAATACAAGCCTGCCCCGACATCTATGTCCGCTTTTGACTTATCTACGCATATTTTAACATCTTTTTATGCATTTGCATCAGTGGTAAAATCCGGTGATTTATCTCCACTTGGACAAAAAGCTGATTTTAGCGGTAAGTCATTATCGGACCTTGCAGCTGAATATACGAAAAAAACAGTAGACGTATTACGCTCACTTAGCGAAGATGATTTAAACAAAACAATTGACGCAACTGCAGCGTTTGGAAGAAAGCTTCCCGGAAGACAACTTTTACAAATGGCCATTGACCATGAAATTCATCATAAAGGAAATTTATACGTCTACGTACGTGAGATGGGTCATACAGATCTTCCTCTATTTGTTCAGTTCGGTTAA